CCTGGCAGGGATACGCACCGGCTCCCTGACCTCCTCCCCAGCGTGAAGTCAGCCCAAATCACTGCCAGAAGATCTCTTCCGCGACGACCTGAGGATCCTGGACACGCGGGATGAACGTGTACCGCAGCCAGCCGGGCTGTGACCAGTTCGGATGTGCTCCTTTGTACTCCTTTGGCGCGCCGTGCCTACGACGATAGCCCGCGACTGCGGAGGAAACGCGAGCAGCTCCTCGAAGCCGGCACCGACAAGAAGGCACTCCCACTCGACCACAGCTTCTTCGGGATCGAAGTTGCCGAAGGAAAGCGACTCGAACAGGCGTCCCGGCCCAGTCCGAAGCGCCGAAGCCGCTGACGTGTCCTCCGGCGCCAAGAAGAATTTGACGATGATGCTCACCAGACCACCCTGCGCCTCCGCGGGACCCGGACCTCACACCTCAGCGGACGACGTCGAAGACGTTCTTCTGAAGGCCGTTGGCGTAGGCCTCGTGCTCGACGAGCTTCAGCTTCTGGGTGTCCTTGTCCGCGGCGCTGAAGAGCCGCTTGCCCGCACCGAGCAGGAGCGGGAAGACGAGCAGGTGGTAGCGGTCGATCAGGCCGGCGTCCGAGAGGGCCTGGTTCAGGGTGGCGCTGCCGTGAACGATGATCGGGCCGCCCTCGGTCTCCTTCAGCGCGGTGACGTCGTCGAGTGAGCGCAGGATCGTCGTCTCGCCCCAGTTCGACACCAGGTCGTGCTCGGTGAGGGTGGTGGAGACGACGTACTTCGGCATCACCTTGTAGTCGGCGAAGTCCTCCATGTCGGGCCACACGGGGCTGAACGCCTCGTAGCTGGTCCGGCCCAGCAGCATCGCGGTGGCTTCGGTCTGCTCCCGGCCCTTGATCTCGAAGGCTTCGGGGAGGAACTC
The sequence above is a segment of the Streptomyces asoensis genome. Coding sequences within it:
- a CDS encoding dihydrofolate reductase family protein, translated to MRTLISTAFISLDGVVEAPGGEPGYRNAGWTFKDIEFLPEAFEIKGREQTEATAMLLGRTSYEAFSPVWPDMEDFADYKVMPKYVVSTTLTEHDLVSNWGETTILRSLDDVTALKETEGGPIIVHGSATLNQALSDAGLIDRYHLLVFPLLLGAGKRLFSAADKDTQKLKLVEHEAYANGLQKNVFDVVR